The window atataattaagtattttatacctaactaattttaaaaatatatatattcaaatataaaattaattaaaaataataataaataaataatattataaaaaaattgtacttacaaaattaattatattaatttatttattttaaaaaataatttttttaatttttaaatataaatttattttttaaacgtaaaaacgtaaaatcgaaattatttataaactcttaaaatcttattatcataaatttaaaatcgtaagaatttatcaatttaagagtttacttaaaatcatatttattaacctcacgtgaaatcgtaaaattttaaaagtcaactcgagattttaaccaTATAGATTAAGcggaaaaataaatttataagctTTATAGTATCTCACTTTGCCctttcccatttttcttcaaagtGAAGGCCTGATAATTGAATCTGGACTATATATGGAGAAGGTAAACAAGGCATAAATGAGCCCAATGtacactatatttttttatgtaagttttttttttatgaatcaaGATCAACATCTACATTCCACATCATTAGGGCATAATTTGTATGCAAGGTAAGAAGTTTCCATTTCCATGCAATGAATAAATGTCAATTTGTTGAGGATATCCTATTACATAACATAAAATTTCTCAGACATTATCTACTTgaaattaacaatattaaaaagGGTTCTTGATTTAGCAAGAGAACACCATTTATCAAACAGTTTATGAAAGATGTAGTCTTTATCGGCAAAACTTTTCTTATTTCAGCAGCCATTCATTGAttctgttgttgttgttgttgttgtttctaTTATATAAAGATCTGGTTTTTCCAGCCACAGCTCTCTGATCTATCGTCTTCTTCCTCAGCGCTCGTTCCCACAGCAGAATCGAAAGGACCTTGTGGGGATTCAGATTGGGAACTGCTACTCTGTTTCCACGATTCACTATTCTCATGATCTTTACCCGTTAATAGCCCACCAAGAATCATCACAGCCCGGTTCTCGCCGCTCGTGACCGCAGGAGCTTTTTTAGCGTTGTGGAGACGGTATTTCTgcgtttttattttcatttgtatcaattcaaaatcaaacatatcaaaattGTTTAAAGATTCGAGAACATACTTGCAAATGGCTCTTCACTTCATCATTCGTGAGGCTGTCGATTTGCATTAATTCTCTTATCTGCCTCGGCGTCGCAACTGCAGATCAAATCAAAAATCAAGAATCGAAAAACTGCAATTTTTAAGGATCTGAATGGGGAAATTTACCATGGGATCCCCCGAGTTTTTGCAGGGACTCGACGAATCGCCGGTGGAGTTCAGGCGACCAGCATCGCCTTTGCTTTCTTATAGTCGTCGTCGGCTGCACCGGCTGCCGTGTAATCTGTAAATCTGATTCATTTTTACAACCCTTTACTGAAGGAACGACAAGGGGAAATCCAGAAGCAACTCGTAATTCCGGTTTATCATCGTTTCTTGTTCGATTCACAGTAAATGGCATAAATGGTTTCTTTCTTTTAGCAGAATTAGATGGATCTTCAACTAAAGACTGAACCTTTTCCTCATCGCGACCTTGTGAAATTGAATTTTGCTTTTGCTTCCGATTGTGGTCTAATTCATCACAACTCTTCCAAAGCTGAGCAGAGCTCAGCCAAGTTCTCTTATCTATACTACTATCCTTGGTTAATTCAACAATggcttcttcatcttctccattAGAATAGTTTTCCTTCAAAGGTATAAATTCAACCGGCTGAAGGTCTCGTCTCTTACTACAGTGACTGATCTCTTCCGCCTCTTTCAATATCCGAATTGCTGCAACAACAAACACGAATTAATCAAAACCCATATAAGCAAACCAACAATGTAATAATTTATCTATGTAATTAATCGAAACAAACCATCATCCATAAGACGCATGCAGAGAGGAAGCTCCCGTTTGAAGGCATTGATTTTCCTCTTCTCTTGTTCTAACATCTCTACAAACCCATCTAATTTCGAAGATCTCTCTGTGATATCATCGATCGCCGATAACACTCCGAGGAAATCGATTAGCGTTTTGGGTACATAATGAAGAATCGGAtccataattaaattatcagaTGAGATTCGGTTACCatgtctctctctctctctctgtatatatatatatacagaaatgaaatgaaatgaaatgtatGTGGGGATGCGGATTGAGAGAGAGATAAGAGAGGATAAGAGAAGAACCCAAGAAGGAATCTAAAAGGGTAGAGAGAAAAAGGAGCGAtctttagagagagagagactgaGAAATGGAAGAGATGAAAAGGAAAGTGAtatgtgagagagagagaaaggcgAAGATTCTGTTTGAGATTTCACTTACGCGTCGTCGCGTATAGCTTCTTCTCACTCGCTGCTACGAGTTAACTCATTAACATCAAACTCCCTAAACTACCCTTACCCTTGTGTTATTTTAGACATTCATTTATTTGGGATGcaaaattcatcatttttttttattaattttataaatattataatgtacAACATTGggttgtaaatatttatttttcaatccTTGAATAATAAACTTCcttaaaaaaaaggtttatgTAGAGGGGCAATGTGGTCATTATGACTTGATGCATATCTTCTAAAATGGAACACTGTAGCATTCAATGAAAGATTTG is drawn from Impatiens glandulifera chromosome 3, dImpGla2.1, whole genome shotgun sequence and contains these coding sequences:
- the LOC124932284 gene encoding transcription factor HHO2-like, with protein sequence MDPILHYVPKTLIDFLGVLSAIDDITERSSKLDGFVEMLEQEKRKINAFKRELPLCMRLMDDAIRILKEAEEISHCSKRRDLQPVEFIPLKENYSNGEDEEAIVELTKDSSIDKRTWLSSAQLWKSCDELDHNRKQKQNSISQGRDEEKVQSLVEDPSNSAKRKKPFMPFTVNRTRNDDKPELRVASGFPLVVPSVKGCKNESDLQITRQPVQPTTTIRKQRRCWSPELHRRFVESLQKLGGSHVATPRQIRELMQIDSLTNDEVKSHLQKYRLHNAKKAPAVTSGENRAVMILGGLLTGKDHENSESWKQSSSSQSESPQGPFDSAVGTSAEEEDDRSESCGWKNQIFI